The DNA sequence CTTTCCCAACAACCATTTTCATCGATAAAAAGGGAAATGTCCGGAAAGTTCATTCCGGATTCAGCGGCCCGGCAACCGGAAAATTCTACGAAGAATTTAAAACCGAATTCAACGCCCTGATTGATCAGTTAGTGGCTGAATAATAGATTTTCAAAGATTACAGGTTCGACCCAACCAGTCTGTTCCAATTTCTGAAATACTCGTATATTGCGGAATGTACGTGTATTTTTTTGTAAGTGATTCTTCATCTTCGCCAATACAAGCTGCCCAAACCCAATCTGACTTAATTTCCCTTTTTCGTCTCCGTTCTTCCGTCTACATACCTATTTTGTGGTATATAAATTACCCGGAAAAGGGTATTTGATGTAACCATCATCTACCACATCTTTGTAAAACATTTAATAACAGACATATGAAACATCCAGTATTTTTCATAGGAGAAGAATTGTCGGATAAAACACGTCAATGGCTTCACCGGCAACAGATTCAATATATTGAACAACCATTGAATAAGATTGAAGAATTGGCCAGCCGGGCTTTTGATGGTTACCTGTTCTTTAGTCCAAAAGGAATATCCCGGTTTAAATCATCTGGAAATTTTCCACATCCACTTTCGTTGGTTTTTGCGAATGAAAATTCAACAGCTCGTGCTGCCTGGAGTCAATTCACCAATAAAGTACATACTTCACCCGATTCTGAAGAACTGTCGTTTGTTCAATACGCCATTTATCGCTGGATGAAGGAGAATAGTTATGTAGGAGAACATATCTGATTTAGAATACAATCCTTGATCCCATACCTATTTTGTGGTATATAAATTACCTGAAACAAGGTATTTCATACAATCAATTTCATGACAATCTTTGCAATGTCATTGAACAAAACAAAAAAATGAAAGCAACACAACAAATATCTAATCCATATTTCCTCCGGATAAACGGTGCTGGCAATCTTACTGCCGGATCATGTTGTTGTTGCCAGATTTACCCTTCGGCTTCCCGAATGCGAATGTGCTGCTAAAAGCACGTACAGCGCCCCAATCCTTATCATCATTTTTTACAACGCGAATTGAAAGCTAATCCTTTCTTTTCTGTCAGGCTAAATACTTATACAAGAGCCTTTTACAAATAATCAATCGTTAGTAATCACTCAAAAATCTATAATCATGACAACACAAAAACTAAAATTCGAAACGCTGCAACTTCATGCAGGACAAGAGGTAGACCCAACAACCAATTCAAGGGCAGTTCCAATTTATCAAACATCATCGTATGTTTTCAATAATGCCGATCATGCAGCCAATCTGTTTGGCCTGAAAGAATTTGGCAATATTTATACCCGTATCGGAAACCCGACCACCGATGTATTCGAGAAACGCATTGCTGCGCTCGAAGGTGGTGTGGCTTCGTTGGCCGTTTCGTCTGGCCAGGCGGCCCAGTTTATTGCGCTTACCAATATTTTGCAGAACGGCGATAATTTTGTTTCCACTTCGTATGTCTATGGCGGAACATACAACCAGTTTAAAGTTCAGTTCAAACGACTCGGAATTCAGGTAAAATTTGTGGATGGCGATAATCCGGCTGATTTTGAGAAAGCCATTGACGAAAAAACTAAGGCCATTTATCTGGAAACCATCGGTAATCCCGAATTTAATGTACCTGATTTTGATGCCATTGCTGCTATTGCCAAAAAGCACGATATTCCGCTGGTTGTTGACAATACTTTCGGCGCCGGAGGTTATCTTTTCCGTCCAATCGAACATGGTGCCAATATCGTGGTTGAATCAGCAACCAAATGGATTGGCGGCCACGGAACAAGCATTGGCGGTGTAATTACGGATGCTGGTAATTTCAATTGGGCAAACGGCAAGTTTCCGCAGTTTACCGAACCTTCAGAAGGCTATCACGGTCTGGTTTTCTGGGATGTGTTCGGAGCCAACGGTCCTTTTGGCAATATCGCATTTATCATCCGCGCCCGTGTTGAGGGTTTGCGCGATTACGGAACTGCGCTAAGTCCGTTCAATGCCTTTTTGCTGATTCAAGGTCTTGAAACATTGTCGTTGCGGGTTGAAAGACATGTGCAGAATGCACAGATCATCGCTGATTGGCTCAATGGGCATGCACAAGTCAGAAAAGTGAATTACCCAGGGTTGGCCTCCAGTCCGTATCACACATTGGCTAAAAAATATTTGAAAATTGGTTATGGCGGAGTGCTTTCATTCCTGATTGACGGCGGAAAAGAGGCAGCCGATGAGTTCATCAACAACCTGAAGTTGATCAGTCACCTGGCCAATGTAGGCGATGCTAAATCGCTGATCATCCATCCGGCATCCACAACACACCAGCAGTTATCAGCAGAAGCACAGGTTTCAGCCGGAGTTATTCCGGGTTTGGTTCGCCTGTCTGTTGGTATCGAACATGTTGAGGATATTATTCAGGATTTGGCACAGGCATTTACCAGTGTAAAACACCTGTCAGAAATAAACAGAAAGCCTGAAGTTGAAGTGAAAGAGAAGAAAAGTTTAGTTGGAAATATATTAAGGTTCTTTTAATCAATTGCTGAAGGTTCCGGGTTCCTTCCCGGAATCTTTATTCTTCAGACTTTATAAACATGAAATATTTAATGTTTCGTGCTATTAAATTTCATTTTCAGGTCTGAATTATTCAATTGAAACTTATTCATCAATCATTCGCTGAGTAAGTATTTTTGACTGTCGGGTTTAATTTAAAAACAGACAAAATAAAACTTTGAGAATTATACAGTAAATCAATCGACAATATAATAAGATGAAAAGAATACTTTTAATAATAGTGGTTTGGGGAGGTTTGGTTTTCAGTGCAAAATCACAATCAACCGACGATGTTTTGAATTTATTAATTCAAAAGAATGTGGTTTCGCAAAAAGATGCTGATTCAATCCGCGCAGAAGCTGCCATTGCTTCTCAGACAAATTTGGCCAAAGTAAAAGCGTTCCCTATTAATGCGGCCAAGAAAATCACGGTTGCCGGATATACCCAAGTTCGTTATCAGGCGCTGGAAGAAACAGGTAAGATTGATGGTTTTGATATTCGCCGTGCACGTGTTGATTTAAAAGGGACTTTTTCTCCTTATTGGGGCTATCGCTTACAATTCGATCTGGCCGGAACTCCTAAACTAATCGATGCTTACGCCGAACTGAAGCTGAACGACTATTTCAACTTCACGATTGGTCAGGCTAAAATCCCGTTTTCGCTCGAAAATCTTGCAAGTTCAACCAAACTGGAACTAATAGACCGGTCGCAGGCAGTTGAAGCTTTGGTTGCTCGCGGAAAAGATGTTGGAGGAAACCAAAATGGCCGTGACATTGGAATCTTACTTGGTGGCACAATCCTGAAACTGAAAGATCGACCAGTGATTGATTACCGGTTGGGTGTTTATAATGGTGCGGGCATCAATACTGTTGATAATAATGAAGGCAAAGACATTGCAGCCCGATTGATTGTCCACCCGGTGGTTGGTCTCGACATTAGCGCTGCCTATTACGATGGGTCGCGGTTTGTGCCTGAAGTAAAAACAGGTACGGTAGTTACAACTCCTTCAAAAACAGTTAACCGCGACCGTTTTGGGCTCGACCTTAGCTATGACCTAAAAAACTTTTCATTACGCAGCGAATATATTTCCGGAAAAGACGATCAGACTGAACGTGAAGGGTACTATGTTTTGGGCGGATATTACTTCTTTCAGAAAAAAGTACAGTTGGTAGCCAAATACGATTTCTACGACACCGACAAGTCAAAACCCGATAATGCTTCGACCTGGTATGTGCTGGGCGCCAATTATAATTTCAATGCCAATACCAAATTGCAGTTCAACTATTCTATCAAACAGGAAGAAGGCACAAGCATCGACAACAATTTTGCCAACGTTCAACTTCAGATCGGATTTTAATCAGTCACTAAAAACACAACATACAATGAAAAAAATTACATCTTATCTCTTTGCCCTTTTGGTAATTACTTCGCTTTCTTCGGTGAAAGTGGTTGGCCAGGCCAAAGACGATTTAAAAGGAAATA is a window from the Aquipluma nitroreducens genome containing:
- a CDS encoding O-acetylhomoserine aminocarboxypropyltransferase/cysteine synthase family protein — protein: MTTQKLKFETLQLHAGQEVDPTTNSRAVPIYQTSSYVFNNADHAANLFGLKEFGNIYTRIGNPTTDVFEKRIAALEGGVASLAVSSGQAAQFIALTNILQNGDNFVSTSYVYGGTYNQFKVQFKRLGIQVKFVDGDNPADFEKAIDEKTKAIYLETIGNPEFNVPDFDAIAAIAKKHDIPLVVDNTFGAGGYLFRPIEHGANIVVESATKWIGGHGTSIGGVITDAGNFNWANGKFPQFTEPSEGYHGLVFWDVFGANGPFGNIAFIIRARVEGLRDYGTALSPFNAFLLIQGLETLSLRVERHVQNAQIIADWLNGHAQVRKVNYPGLASSPYHTLAKKYLKIGYGGVLSFLIDGGKEAADEFINNLKLISHLANVGDAKSLIIHPASTTHQQLSAEAQVSAGVIPGLVRLSVGIEHVEDIIQDLAQAFTSVKHLSEINRKPEVEVKEKKSLVGNILRFF
- a CDS encoding porin; the encoded protein is MKRILLIIVVWGGLVFSAKSQSTDDVLNLLIQKNVVSQKDADSIRAEAAIASQTNLAKVKAFPINAAKKITVAGYTQVRYQALEETGKIDGFDIRRARVDLKGTFSPYWGYRLQFDLAGTPKLIDAYAELKLNDYFNFTIGQAKIPFSLENLASSTKLELIDRSQAVEALVARGKDVGGNQNGRDIGILLGGTILKLKDRPVIDYRLGVYNGAGINTVDNNEGKDIAARLIVHPVVGLDISAAYYDGSRFVPEVKTGTVVTTPSKTVNRDRFGLDLSYDLKNFSLRSEYISGKDDQTEREGYYVLGGYYFFQKKVQLVAKYDFYDTDKSKPDNASTWYVLGANYNFNANTKLQFNYSIKQEEGTSIDNNFANVQLQIGF